A region of Jonquetella anthropi DSM 22815 DNA encodes the following proteins:
- a CDS encoding homocysteine S-methyltransferase family protein: protein MAVEFTSPSRRLTLGRDRIIFDGAMGTALGSRGLRRGSLPEELNLSSPETVAAVHRSFLEAGSDFITTNTFGAFPSRLAHAGLSVGPVVRSACQIARREAERFGGFVALDIGPSGRLMEPLGDATFDEIYQGVCEVLHAGAAYCDAVLLETFTDLAEIRAAALAVRENCGLPLLATMSFEPSGRTFSGASAEACSLVLSGLGASAFGTNCSAGPRALRETVRQICGACPVPVIVQPNAGLPEFSGSSVVYSAGPDEFQSVMGEFARWGVAVLGGCCGTTPDYIRRLSSLRGDVPPRSVPLGPAACSASQVVRFDMFVPVGERINPTGKPVLADAYASRLPSPLLEDAIKQTQEGAVMLDVNAGVPGVDEAAALSWAVQTLQEGVTCPLQLDSANPKALEAALRACVGLPMINSASARPESLEPAIRLAKKYGVSILGLPMDETGVPERAADRLAVAARIKERWTAAGLAAEKLLFDPLVMAAAAGPERVSETLNTLSALKERLGAKTMAGISNVSFGLPARGAVNRTMLAACLDRGLDAAILNPGDLGMMDTVAVWNLLSGRDADASGYLAYCAARPEELEPESRDALPVPEANQDDNEDELGRAVRLGLVQEARRAAAELCKGVSAMTVVEEYLVPALDRVGDDYEAGRIFLPGLLKAASAASAAFDEIRQALPAGSGARDKGPIVLATVQGDVHDIGKNIAGTVLESYGFRVIDLGKNVPAETVVRTVVENRAPLVGLSALMTATVASMEDTVAALRRAAPGVKIIVGGAVLSRVLARSIGADYYAATAMETVRLAEKAIKLKERE, encoded by the coding sequence GTGGCGGTTGAGTTCACCAGCCCGTCCCGACGGCTGACGCTGGGGCGGGATCGAATCATCTTTGACGGCGCCATGGGCACCGCGCTGGGCTCCCGAGGCCTGAGACGGGGAAGCCTTCCCGAAGAGCTGAACCTGTCGTCGCCGGAGACCGTCGCGGCGGTTCACCGCTCTTTTCTTGAGGCGGGCAGCGATTTCATCACGACCAACACGTTCGGCGCGTTCCCGAGCCGGCTCGCTCACGCCGGCCTGTCGGTCGGGCCGGTCGTGCGCTCGGCCTGTCAGATCGCCCGGCGCGAGGCGGAGCGGTTCGGTGGGTTCGTCGCGCTGGATATCGGCCCGTCGGGCCGCCTGATGGAGCCGCTGGGCGACGCCACGTTCGACGAGATCTATCAGGGCGTCTGCGAGGTCCTCCACGCCGGCGCGGCGTACTGCGACGCCGTTTTGCTGGAGACGTTCACCGATCTGGCCGAGATCCGGGCCGCCGCTCTGGCCGTCCGGGAAAACTGTGGCCTGCCGCTTCTGGCGACCATGAGCTTTGAGCCGTCGGGCCGGACGTTTTCTGGCGCGTCCGCCGAGGCGTGCTCGCTCGTCCTTTCCGGCCTCGGCGCGAGCGCCTTCGGGACGAACTGCTCAGCCGGCCCGCGGGCCCTGCGCGAAACGGTTCGGCAGATATGCGGCGCGTGCCCTGTCCCGGTGATCGTCCAGCCCAACGCGGGCCTGCCGGAGTTTTCCGGCTCGTCGGTCGTTTACAGCGCCGGCCCCGACGAGTTTCAGTCGGTCATGGGCGAGTTCGCCCGCTGGGGCGTCGCCGTCTTGGGCGGCTGCTGCGGCACGACGCCGGACTACATCAGGCGCTTGTCGTCCCTGCGGGGCGACGTTCCGCCACGGAGTGTGCCCCTTGGGCCTGCGGCCTGTTCGGCCTCTCAGGTCGTCCGGTTTGACATGTTCGTCCCCGTCGGCGAGCGGATTAACCCGACCGGCAAACCGGTTTTAGCGGACGCCTACGCATCCCGCCTGCCGTCGCCGCTGCTCGAGGATGCGATCAAGCAGACGCAGGAAGGCGCGGTCATGCTGGACGTCAACGCCGGCGTGCCGGGCGTTGACGAGGCCGCCGCCTTGAGCTGGGCCGTCCAAACTCTTCAAGAAGGCGTGACCTGCCCGCTTCAGCTCGACTCGGCCAACCCTAAGGCGCTTGAAGCGGCGCTTCGGGCCTGCGTCGGGCTTCCGATGATCAACTCGGCCAGCGCCCGGCCGGAAAGTCTGGAGCCGGCAATTCGCCTCGCCAAAAAGTACGGCGTCTCCATCCTCGGCCTGCCAATGGACGAAACGGGCGTGCCGGAGCGGGCGGCAGACCGTCTCGCCGTCGCCGCCCGAATCAAAGAGCGCTGGACCGCCGCCGGGCTGGCGGCTGAAAAACTGCTGTTCGACCCGCTGGTCATGGCCGCGGCCGCCGGGCCGGAGCGGGTGAGCGAAACCCTGAATACTCTCTCGGCGCTCAAAGAACGCCTTGGCGCCAAAACGATGGCGGGAATCAGCAACGTCTCGTTCGGCCTGCCAGCCCGCGGAGCGGTCAATCGAACAATGCTGGCCGCCTGCCTTGATCGAGGTCTGGACGCGGCGATCCTCAACCCCGGCGACTTGGGCATGATGGACACGGTCGCCGTCTGGAACCTTTTATCAGGCCGCGACGCAGACGCCTCCGGCTACTTGGCCTACTGCGCGGCCCGGCCGGAAGAGCTCGAGCCGGAAAGCCGGGACGCCCTTCCCGTTCCGGAGGCGAATCAGGACGACAACGAAGACGAGCTGGGGCGAGCGGTTCGCCTCGGGCTGGTCCAAGAGGCCAGAAGAGCGGCTGCCGAACTCTGTAAAGGCGTCAGCGCCATGACCGTCGTGGAAGAATACCTCGTCCCGGCGCTTGATCGGGTCGGCGATGACTACGAGGCGGGGCGAATTTTCCTGCCCGGCCTGCTCAAGGCCGCGTCCGCCGCGTCGGCAGCGTTTGACGAAATTCGTCAGGCCCTCCCAGCCGGCTCAGGCGCCCGGGACAAAGGGCCGATCGTCTTGGCCACCGTACAGGGCGACGTTCACGACATCGGCAAGAACATCGCCGGCACCGTTTTGGAAAGCTACGGCTTTCGGGTCATCGACCTGGGCAAAAACGTCCCGGCCGAAACGGTCGTCCGGACGGTCGTCGAAAACCGCGCGCCGCTCGTCGGCCTCAGCGCCCTGATGACCGCCACCGTCGCCAGCATGGAAGACACCGTCGCCGCCCTTCGCCGCGCCGCGCCGGGGGTAAAAATCATCGTCGGCGGCGCCGTCCTGTCCCGGGTGCTGGCCCGGTCGATTGGCGCTGACTACTACGCCGCCACGGCCATGGAAACGGTCCGGCTCGCAGAAAAGGCGATCAAACTCAAAGAGAGGGAATAA
- a CDS encoding amidohydrolase has translation MRAFINGTFETLEGPIVERGALLADDAGKIVDVVRGDEVPSDAETIDLGGGYVTPGLVDAHTHLGNFTYSTPAGMIDGNEKTDPVTPQLRALDAFYPDDEALPEALAGGVTTVQCLPGSANVIGGTGIVLKLRGRVVDKMVIKSPSAMKAALGENPKRVYGEERKKAPLTRMAVASLLRETLAKAQDYAKKTESKTPHDRDLGLEALQPVLERRMPLTIHCHRSDDICTAIRIAEEFGLRYTLEHCTEGHLIADYLAEKGVKAALGPSFSGKSKLELKNRSWETPAALYRAGVQFCLITDHPFMLLSEYPLAAVIACKAGLPRIEALKGITLYGARHLELDGRIGSLKKGKDADLAVWSGDPMDLRNVCLMTVIDGQVVYRRDER, from the coding sequence ATGAGAGCTTTTATCAACGGAACGTTTGAGACGCTGGAAGGGCCGATCGTCGAGCGAGGGGCGCTGTTGGCCGACGACGCGGGAAAGATCGTCGACGTGGTTCGAGGCGACGAGGTGCCGTCGGACGCCGAGACGATTGACCTGGGCGGCGGGTACGTCACGCCGGGGCTGGTGGACGCTCACACTCATCTGGGGAACTTCACCTATTCGACGCCCGCCGGCATGATCGACGGCAACGAGAAGACCGACCCGGTGACGCCTCAGCTGCGGGCGCTGGACGCGTTCTACCCGGACGACGAGGCGCTTCCAGAGGCGCTGGCCGGAGGCGTGACGACGGTCCAGTGCCTGCCCGGCAGCGCGAACGTGATCGGTGGGACCGGGATTGTGCTGAAACTTCGCGGGCGAGTGGTGGATAAGATGGTCATCAAGTCGCCGTCGGCGATGAAAGCCGCTCTGGGGGAGAACCCGAAGCGCGTGTACGGCGAGGAGCGCAAGAAGGCCCCGTTGACCCGTATGGCTGTGGCGTCGCTTTTGCGGGAGACTCTGGCGAAGGCGCAGGACTACGCGAAGAAGACCGAGTCGAAGACGCCGCACGACCGGGACTTGGGCCTTGAGGCGCTTCAGCCCGTGCTGGAACGCCGTATGCCCCTGACGATTCACTGCCACAGGTCGGACGACATCTGCACGGCGATTCGGATTGCCGAGGAGTTCGGCCTGCGCTACACGCTGGAGCACTGCACCGAAGGCCACCTGATCGCCGACTACTTGGCAGAGAAGGGCGTCAAAGCGGCACTTGGGCCGAGTTTCTCCGGCAAGAGCAAGCTGGAGCTGAAGAACCGAAGCTGGGAGACGCCGGCGGCTCTCTATCGGGCGGGCGTTCAGTTCTGCCTGATCACCGACCACCCGTTCATGTTGCTGTCCGAGTACCCTCTGGCGGCCGTGATCGCCTGCAAGGCCGGCCTGCCGCGGATTGAAGCGCTGAAAGGCATCACGCTTTACGGCGCGCGGCACTTGGAGCTTGACGGCCGAATCGGCTCGCTCAAAAAGGGCAAGGACGCGGACTTGGCCGTCTGGAGCGGCGACCCGATGGATTTGAGAAACGTCTGCTTGATGACCGTGATCGATGGACAGGTGGTCTATCGCCGGGACGAGCGTTAA
- a CDS encoding GntR family transcriptional regulator: protein MKDRISEQLRHDIWQGFIQPDATLTIDDLCARFRVSRTPVREALLALCGENLLVAKHRVGYMLKPIDPSAVIESYRLRSIIEPEGAARAAAHITEPEKGELQALADDGSPSGNYRFHMMIASAARGTVLQDILRVLLNASVRGRVLLSLVQGPSGILADRLASHAAICQAVCAGDEQMAASLMCRHLEDSRERVIRAVSRS from the coding sequence TTGAAAGATCGAATCAGTGAGCAGCTGAGGCACGACATATGGCAAGGTTTCATTCAGCCTGACGCGACGCTCACCATCGACGATCTGTGCGCTCGATTTCGGGTGAGCCGGACGCCAGTTCGGGAAGCCTTGTTGGCCCTGTGCGGCGAGAACCTTCTTGTCGCCAAACACCGGGTTGGATACATGCTGAAACCCATTGATCCGTCCGCGGTTATCGAGTCGTACCGGCTGCGGTCCATCATCGAGCCGGAAGGCGCAGCCCGAGCGGCGGCGCATATTACCGAGCCGGAGAAAGGGGAACTTCAGGCGCTGGCGGACGACGGTTCGCCGTCGGGCAACTATCGGTTTCACATGATGATCGCGTCTGCTGCCAGAGGGACGGTTCTTCAGGATATCCTTCGGGTACTGCTCAACGCGTCGGTTCGCGGACGGGTGCTTCTCTCGTTGGTTCAGGGTCCTTCAGGAATACTGGCAGACCGGCTGGCCAGCCACGCGGCGATATGCCAGGCCGTCTGCGCCGGGGATGAACAGATGGCGGCGTCCCTCATGTGCCGTCACCTGGAAGACTCGCGCGAAAGGGTTATTCGGGCTGTCAGCCGCAGTTGA
- a CDS encoding tripartite tricarboxylate transporter permease, with amino-acid sequence MDVIWSAFIGALTPINLSFSLLGTVIGIIVGALPGFTSTMGVALFIPFTYSMSPAAGLIFLASIYCGSTYGGSISAILIRTPGTPAAVITAIDGYEMTRNGEGGRALAMAVFSSLIGGLISAAALLFIAPPLAQLVLRFGPVEVFYLAILGLSVIIGISKGSVLKGSIAGVMGMLLATVGVDGISGSYRYTLDNVSLFEGLPVVPVVIGLFSACQVFSLVEQKNVTIIKDIASFSDDSWPKMRDIRDHFWLMVKSGIIGTVVGIIPAAGMSIACAISYNEARRSSKHPEKFGSGSVEGVIASEAANNGVTGGSLVPLLTLGIPGNTVSAIFLGGLLIHGLRPGVQLFTKNADVAYTLLFGIFVANILMFLVGVVAARYVARITKISTRLLAPAIMVLCVIGSFAIRNNLFDVGVMVVAGLVGYLMNRWGYSTPAFILGLILGPMAEGELRRSIMLSRGDWKFFCNSTLSVLLLVLIFVSLFGPTIVSYLRRSRRKEPANV; translated from the coding sequence ATGGACGTTATTTGGTCGGCGTTTATAGGGGCGCTTACCCCGATAAATTTAAGTTTCTCCTTGCTTGGAACCGTCATCGGAATAATCGTTGGAGCGCTCCCCGGTTTTACCTCGACGATGGGCGTCGCCCTGTTTATCCCGTTTACCTACTCGATGTCCCCGGCGGCAGGGCTGATCTTTTTAGCCAGTATTTACTGCGGCTCCACGTACGGCGGATCGATCTCGGCGATTCTGATTCGGACTCCCGGCACGCCGGCGGCTGTGATCACAGCCATTGACGGCTACGAGATGACCCGCAACGGCGAGGGCGGCCGCGCTCTGGCCATGGCTGTCTTTTCTTCGCTGATCGGCGGCCTGATCAGCGCGGCGGCTCTGCTGTTTATTGCGCCGCCGCTGGCTCAGCTCGTCCTGCGCTTTGGCCCGGTGGAAGTGTTCTACTTAGCCATTTTGGGGCTGTCGGTCATCATCGGCATATCAAAGGGTTCCGTCCTCAAGGGCTCAATAGCCGGCGTGATGGGAATGCTGTTGGCGACGGTCGGCGTTGACGGTATTTCCGGGTCGTATCGGTACACGTTGGACAACGTGTCGCTGTTTGAGGGGCTGCCGGTTGTGCCTGTGGTGATTGGTCTTTTTTCGGCCTGCCAGGTTTTCAGCCTTGTCGAGCAGAAGAACGTGACTATCATCAAGGACATTGCGTCGTTCTCCGACGACTCGTGGCCCAAAATGCGGGATATCCGAGATCACTTCTGGCTCATGGTAAAGTCGGGGATTATCGGGACGGTCGTCGGTATTATTCCGGCGGCCGGCATGAGCATTGCCTGCGCCATCAGTTACAACGAGGCCCGGAGATCTTCCAAACACCCTGAAAAGTTCGGTTCTGGTTCTGTTGAGGGCGTTATCGCGTCGGAGGCGGCGAACAACGGCGTCACCGGCGGCTCTCTCGTGCCGCTGCTGACGCTGGGAATCCCAGGCAACACCGTTTCGGCCATTTTCTTGGGCGGCCTGCTGATTCACGGGCTGCGGCCCGGCGTTCAGTTATTCACCAAGAACGCCGATGTGGCCTACACGCTTCTGTTCGGGATCTTCGTGGCGAATATCCTCATGTTTTTAGTGGGCGTCGTCGCGGCCCGATACGTGGCCCGGATAACGAAAATTTCGACGCGCCTTCTTGCCCCCGCGATCATGGTTCTCTGCGTCATCGGCTCCTTTGCGATCAGAAACAACCTGTTCGACGTCGGCGTGATGGTCGTGGCCGGTTTGGTTGGATACCTTATGAACCGATGGGGATATTCGACCCCGGCGTTTATCCTCGGGCTGATTTTAGGCCCCATGGCCGAAGGGGAGCTGAGGCGGTCGATCATGCTCTCCCGTGGGGACTGGAAGTTCTTCTGCAACAGCACGCTGTCAGTTCTTCTGCTGGTCCTTATTTTCGTTTCCCTCTTCGGTCCGACGATCGTGTCCTATTTGAGGAGGAGTCGGAGGAAGGAGCCGGCAAATGTCTAA
- a CDS encoding tripartite tricarboxylate transporter TctB family protein — translation MKVRKFFDLYLPTILLFGLGAYFLTDTKDITPDALIYPRALAILMIVLAAVGFIVALLSYRRETARSDDDKDFKKLALAVTATVAYCGLMPFLGFVTSSFLFCFGLICALGYSRRGVALVVSGTLVALIWLGFRVLLKVPVPKGIFFGGGL, via the coding sequence ATGAAAGTGAGAAAATTTTTTGACCTGTACCTTCCGACGATCTTGTTGTTTGGTTTAGGCGCCTATTTCCTGACGGACACGAAGGACATCACCCCAGACGCTCTGATTTATCCGCGGGCTTTGGCTATTTTGATGATCGTTTTGGCGGCGGTGGGCTTTATCGTGGCACTTCTGTCATACCGCCGGGAGACAGCGCGCTCGGATGACGACAAAGACTTCAAGAAACTTGCGCTGGCAGTGACGGCGACCGTTGCGTACTGCGGGCTCATGCCGTTTTTAGGGTTCGTGACTTCGTCGTTTCTGTTCTGCTTTGGGCTGATTTGTGCGCTGGGGTACTCGCGGCGGGGCGTGGCGCTCGTCGTGTCTGGAACGTTGGTCGCCCTTATTTGGCTGGGTTTTCGAGTGCTGCTGAAGGTCCCCGTGCCGAAGGGAATTTTCTTCGGCGGCGGGCTGTAG
- a CDS encoding vitamin B12 dependent-methionine synthase activation domain-containing protein yields MITERMTESALRFMGVPPSGRTDGDRHAVRRVFERLQSLGPVRWVWRRAPIALEESGVLLDGWLSVPGRDLTRIFAHCRSCFVLALTLGPAVDRAIALAGSLSDPQALALDACASVWADAECDRLDEEITVKLPPDEYPTMRFSPGYGDVPSSASRGIIQMLDATRRIGLTMTASGMMAPVKSITALIGISDRHENRRRDCSSCGRRGVCSFMKEGETCGG; encoded by the coding sequence GTGATCACCGAACGGATGACGGAAAGCGCGCTTCGGTTCATGGGCGTCCCGCCGTCGGGGCGAACCGACGGCGACCGGCATGCCGTCCGACGCGTCTTTGAAAGGCTCCAGTCTCTCGGGCCGGTTCGATGGGTCTGGCGGCGCGCCCCGATAGCCCTCGAAGAGTCCGGCGTCCTTCTGGACGGATGGCTGAGCGTGCCGGGACGCGACCTGACGCGGATTTTTGCCCACTGCCGTTCCTGTTTCGTTTTGGCTTTGACCCTTGGCCCGGCGGTCGACCGGGCAATTGCGCTGGCTGGAAGTCTGAGTGACCCTCAGGCTCTGGCGCTTGACGCCTGCGCGTCGGTCTGGGCTGACGCGGAGTGCGACCGGCTGGACGAGGAGATCACCGTCAAGCTGCCACCGGACGAGTACCCGACCATGCGGTTCAGCCCGGGCTACGGCGACGTGCCTTCGTCGGCTTCCCGCGGAATCATTCAGATGTTGGACGCGACCCGCCGAATTGGCCTGACGATGACGGCCAGCGGCATGATGGCGCCGGTCAAGTCGATAACCGCGCTCATCGGAATTTCTGATCGGCATGAGAACCGCCGGCGGGACTGCAGTTCCTGCGGACGGCGGGGCGTCTGCAGTTTTATGAAGGAAGGCGAGACCTGTGGCGGTTGA
- a CDS encoding NAD/NADP octopine/nopaline dehydrogenase family protein: MSNVVVVGAGAGGRAVAADLSLQGHRVTLLQAPSHSGSLDDLRGGKILLESLPSCGRPGGQAQLHLVTVDPSEALKGPAAVFVVVPSYAQSDVADFLAPHLREFHQVCLMPGNLLGAVAFVRQLRAGGNDAVTHVAETDSMIFTASRTAGGVSVRGFKDGMGVAAFPAEGGEELLKSLRAIYPALTVSPTVLETGLSNPNVLIHVPLTVLNWANAERGLDMLSYYGAFTPGIGRVIEALDGERMALASRGVAIRPVVSLLGDWYRKQGASGSSIFQLISTNPLYKNSKLPKSTNHRYIIEDVPFGLVPAADLLNRFGLPNAVHLSLITLASLASGTDFQAAGRSLRGMGYNWSGEEILDRVRRRGL, encoded by the coding sequence ATGTCTAATGTCGTTGTCGTTGGCGCTGGCGCCGGCGGGCGGGCCGTCGCGGCGGACTTGAGCCTTCAGGGGCATCGGGTGACGTTGCTGCAGGCGCCGAGTCATTCTGGATCGTTGGACGACCTGCGCGGCGGGAAGATTCTCTTGGAGTCCCTGCCGTCCTGCGGTCGGCCGGGGGGACAAGCCCAACTTCATCTGGTTACGGTCGACCCATCGGAGGCCCTGAAAGGTCCGGCGGCGGTGTTTGTCGTCGTCCCGTCGTACGCTCAGAGCGACGTGGCAGACTTTTTGGCCCCGCACCTTCGGGAGTTTCATCAGGTGTGCCTCATGCCGGGAAACTTACTGGGGGCAGTGGCCTTTGTCCGCCAGCTTCGGGCCGGCGGGAACGACGCGGTGACTCACGTGGCCGAAACGGACAGCATGATTTTTACAGCCAGCCGAACAGCCGGCGGCGTGTCGGTCCGAGGGTTCAAAGACGGCATGGGCGTCGCGGCGTTCCCTGCTGAAGGCGGCGAGGAGCTTCTGAAAAGCCTGCGGGCGATTTATCCCGCTTTGACCGTTTCACCGACGGTTCTCGAAACCGGCTTATCGAACCCGAACGTGCTGATTCACGTGCCGCTGACCGTGCTGAACTGGGCTAACGCGGAGCGCGGGCTTGACATGCTTTCGTACTACGGCGCCTTTACCCCTGGGATCGGCCGCGTTATCGAAGCGCTTGACGGGGAGCGAATGGCCTTGGCATCCCGCGGCGTTGCGATTCGTCCGGTGGTCAGCCTGCTGGGAGATTGGTACAGGAAGCAAGGCGCCAGCGGGTCGTCGATTTTTCAGCTGATTTCAACGAACCCGCTGTATAAGAACAGCAAGCTTCCCAAGTCAACGAATCACCGATATATCATTGAGGACGTGCCGTTCGGGCTCGTCCCGGCGGCGGACCTTTTGAACCGCTTTGGCCTGCCCAATGCCGTTCACCTGTCGCTTATCACGTTGGCCAGCCTCGCTTCGGGAACTGATTTTCAGGCAGCCGGACGGAGCCTTCGGGGAATGGGGTACAATTGGAGCGGAGAAGAGATCCTTGATCGGGTCCGGCGGCGAGGCCTATAA
- a CDS encoding LD-carboxypeptidase gives MTKLTFPEPPRPGDFVALIAPSSPVTEAEAAECRQVVQAMGFRVQMSGLVTQNLYGYEAGDPKSRADEFNRAFGDRDVKAVWCLRGGNTSYKLLDLIDWDLPRANPKPFVGYSDITPLHWLLNQRSGLVTFHGAMVRSNLLGSSDGYSLESLRRAVFAAPGGELTFANPDGCPLSAVAPGRALGQLTGGNLRVLTSLLGTPYEIETAGKILFLEDVDESTSRIARMLGHLKLSGKLSDLAGVLLGDFTNCPNDPESGWTTENLLDEFFGSLGVPVLRGLRVGHGEVTGALPLGAECAMDAAAGLITFRM, from the coding sequence ATGACGAAACTGACGTTTCCCGAGCCGCCGCGGCCGGGGGATTTTGTGGCGCTGATCGCGCCGTCGTCGCCCGTCACAGAGGCCGAAGCGGCCGAGTGCCGGCAGGTCGTCCAAGCCATGGGCTTTCGGGTTCAGATGAGCGGCTTGGTGACCCAAAACCTGTACGGCTACGAGGCGGGCGACCCGAAAAGCCGGGCCGATGAGTTCAACCGGGCTTTCGGCGACCGGGACGTCAAGGCCGTATGGTGCCTCCGGGGCGGCAACACCAGCTACAAGCTCCTCGACCTGATCGACTGGGACCTTCCTCGGGCGAACCCCAAGCCCTTCGTCGGGTACAGCGACATCACGCCGCTTCATTGGCTGCTCAACCAGCGAAGCGGCCTCGTGACCTTCCACGGCGCCATGGTGCGGTCCAATCTGCTGGGCTCTTCGGACGGCTACAGCTTGGAAAGCCTTCGCCGCGCCGTCTTCGCCGCGCCCGGCGGCGAGCTGACCTTCGCCAACCCGGACGGCTGTCCGCTGAGCGCCGTCGCCCCCGGACGGGCGCTCGGACAGCTGACCGGCGGCAACCTGAGGGTTTTGACGTCGCTGCTCGGCACGCCGTACGAAATCGAAACGGCGGGGAAAATCCTTTTTCTGGAAGACGTGGACGAGAGCACGTCCCGAATCGCCCGCATGTTGGGACACCTGAAGCTGTCGGGCAAGCTCTCGGATCTCGCCGGCGTCCTGCTGGGAGACTTCACGAACTGTCCCAACGACCCGGAGAGCGGCTGGACCACAGAAAACCTGTTGGACGAGTTTTTCGGCTCGTTGGGAGTCCCGGTCCTTCGGGGCCTGCGAGTCGGCCACGGAGAGGTCACCGGCGCGCTTCCGCTGGGCGCCGAGTGCGCCATGGACGCGGCCGCGGGGCTGATTACCTTCCGAATGTAA
- a CDS encoding tripartite tricarboxylate transporter substrate binding protein, which yields MQIRKAVCRLLAAAGILSLGGACYGAYPEKPVEVIVAFQPGGGTDVAARTVFKFAEKYFGQSYAIVNKPGASGEIGWTAIARGNPDGYTIGFINPPGFLIIPIQRPAAKYRLDNFDLIANIVMDPGVIGVRPDSPYKTLNDLIEAEKKEPGKISIAYSGPGTSEALLLSRVERQSGVTLNKVPFDGSAPGMVALMGGHVEAVCMNLSECYTYIDDGNLRLVGVGSPEREATVPDVPTYKEQGYDFIQASLRGVAAPKGLPKEALQAIENSLKKAVEDPEFQAKAKELQMPLRFMGSEEYTKFLNDMNQDLQKEWETNPW from the coding sequence ATGCAAATTAGGAAAGCTGTGTGTCGGTTGTTGGCGGCGGCTGGCATTTTGTCGCTTGGAGGGGCTTGCTACGGCGCGTATCCGGAGAAGCCTGTAGAGGTGATCGTCGCGTTTCAGCCCGGCGGCGGCACGGACGTTGCCGCTCGGACGGTGTTTAAGTTTGCCGAGAAGTATTTCGGACAGAGCTATGCGATTGTGAACAAGCCCGGCGCTTCCGGGGAGATCGGCTGGACGGCCATCGCGCGGGGAAACCCGGACGGCTATACCATCGGTTTCATCAACCCGCCCGGTTTCCTCATTATTCCGATCCAGCGCCCGGCGGCTAAGTATCGGTTGGACAACTTTGATTTGATTGCCAACATCGTGATGGATCCCGGTGTTATCGGCGTTCGTCCCGACAGCCCGTACAAGACGCTGAACGATTTGATCGAGGCGGAAAAGAAGGAGCCGGGGAAAATATCCATCGCTTATTCAGGCCCCGGAACGTCTGAAGCCCTGCTGCTCTCGCGGGTGGAACGCCAATCGGGCGTGACGCTGAACAAGGTCCCGTTTGACGGCTCGGCTCCCGGCATGGTGGCTCTGATGGGCGGGCACGTGGAAGCGGTGTGCATGAACCTGTCAGAATGCTACACCTACATTGATGATGGCAACCTGCGGCTTGTGGGCGTCGGCTCTCCGGAACGCGAAGCGACGGTCCCCGACGTGCCGACGTATAAGGAGCAGGGATACGACTTCATTCAGGCGAGCCTGCGCGGCGTGGCGGCCCCTAAGGGTCTGCCGAAGGAAGCTCTTCAGGCGATAGAGAATTCGTTGAAAAAAGCGGTAGAGGATCCGGAGTTTCAGGCTAAGGCGAAGGAGCTCCAGATGCCGCTGCGGTTCATGGGCTCGGAGGAGTACACCAAGTTCCTGAACGACATGAATCAAGACCTGCAGAAAGAGTGGGAGACTAACCCGTGGTAG